A stretch of DNA from Henriciella sp. AS95:
GAGGATGACCTGACGCCTGAAGCAGCCTCTCTGATGACGTGGGCAGATCTTTTCGCCCGTCCAATGCCTGCGCCTGACCGGACGGTGGAGACCGGCGAGAGCGCGACTGATGTGGTGGACGTCTGGTTGCCGGACGGCGAAGGACCGCATCCGACAGTCATCGTCGTCCATGGCGGCTGCTGGCAAAAGTCGATCGCAGACCGGACCATCATGAATTATGCGGCCGATGCGCTTCGCAAGGAGGGCATGGCCGTCTGGAACATCGAGTATCGCGGTGTCGATGAAGAGGGCGGCGGGTATCCTGGAACCTATCAGGATGTCGGGCAGGCTGTGGATGCGCTTCGAGCCTTCGGGCCGGAGCTCGGGCTCCGTACGGACGGAGTCGCAGCCTTTGGCCACTCGGCGGGCGGCCATCTGGCCCTCTGGGCGGCGAGCCGTCATAAAATCCCGGCCGACAGCCCGCTCTATTCGCCTGACCCACTTCCGATTGCGGGGGTGGTGAATTCAGGTGGGCTGGCGGATTTGGAAGCCTCCGTGCCGCACACGCAACCCGAATGTCTGGCGAACGTGCTCACCAGCCTCACCGGCGCGCCCAGCGAAACACGAGCGAATGTCTTCTCAGACACCTCACCAGCTGAGCTTCTTCCGGCTGGTGTCTGGGCCTACAGCGTGAACGGGGCGGACGACCCGATTGCGCCGCCTCTCCTAGGCGAGGGGTATGCGCAAAAGGCCGCATCAGCCGGCGACGATGCCGACGTCGCAATCATTCCCGAGACCGGACATGTCGAGCTGATCACACCGGGCACAGCGGCTTTTAAGGCGGAAACCGCTATCCTGAAAGACATGCTCGGCGTGTGGGAAGACTAGCGCATCACATCGGGAAGCGGGTCAGTGTCAGCGTCTTCATGCTGAATGATGACCTTGGCGCCAAGCTCTGCAGCCTTGGCTTCGAAAACTTCCATTGATGCAAGCGTCGCCTCTTCGTCCGAGTTGAACTGAGGAACACGTTTGAGTTCGCGGCTTGTGTCCTTGTGCCAGAGGTCGCCGGTCAGCATGACGGGGCCGGTTTCCGGCAGATTGACCAGCAGTGAGGCGTGACCCGGCGTGTGGCCGGGCGTCTGGAAGATCACGACCGAGCCGTCGCCGAAAACGTCATAATCATCAGAAATGATCTGGTATTCGAGCGTCTCGAAAGCCGGAAACTGATTGGCCGCATCGCTGCCATTTGACTCGGCTTCGCCCTCCGCCGGCGCTTCGTCTGAAACCTCCGGCTCCGGGAACATGTAGTCATATTCCAGCTGGTTCACGAGCCAGGTCGAGCCATCGATCAGATCGGCCTGGCCAGTATGAT
This window harbors:
- a CDS encoding alpha/beta hydrolase, which translates into the protein MTWADLFARPMPAPDRTVETGESATDVVDVWLPDGEGPHPTVIVVHGGCWQKSIADRTIMNYAADALRKEGMAVWNIEYRGVDEEGGGYPGTYQDVGQAVDALRAFGPELGLRTDGVAAFGHSAGGHLALWAASRHKIPADSPLYSPDPLPIAGVVNSGGLADLEASVPHTQPECLANVLTSLTGAPSETRANVFSDTSPAELLPAGVWAYSVNGADDPIAPPLLGEGYAQKAASAGDDADVAIIPETGHVELITPGTAAFKAETAILKDMLGVWED
- a CDS encoding N-acyl homoserine lactonase family protein, which translates into the protein MKHIVLAATSAFAIALAACSGANEAPESGEETTPAAESETGTPSETADTEASSAVDALQLIKLDCGTIYVSDLDIFSTAGDYAGQTDTFTDTCWLIRHPDGDLLWDLGLPGILTSQDEQTTGVFTVSLDRTIADQLADMDLAMSDIEYVAVSHSHFDHTGQADLIDGSTWLVNQLEYDYMFPEPEVSDEAPAEGEAESNGSDAANQFPAFETLEYQIISDDYDVFGDGSVVIFQTPGHTPGHASLLVNLPETGPVMLTGDLWHKDTSRELKRVPQFNSDEEATLASMEVFEAKAAELGAKVIIQHEDADTDPLPDVMR